GGCGGCATTCTCGGTGTCGCCGTCGCCCGGCAGCTCCAGAAGGCGCGGCCGGGCGCAGCCGTCACCGTGTACGAGAAGGAATCTGGCCTCGCCAGGCACCAGACCGGGCACAACAGTGGCGTGGTCCATGCGGGCCTCTACTACACGCCCGGATCCCTGAAGGCACGGCTGTGCAGGCGGGGCGGGATGCTGCTGCGCGAATTCTGCGAGGAACATGAACTCCTCTATGACCAGTGTGGCAAGGTGCTCGTGGCCCTCGACGGCTCGGAGGAAGCCCGCCTCGATGACATCATCGAACGGGCCCAGGCCAACGGCGTACCGGGCGTTCGTCGACTGAACCCGGAACAGCTGCGCGAACTCGAACCGCATGTGAGGGGCGTCGCCGGAATCCACTCCCCCGAAACGGCCATCGTGGACTACGCGGCCATCACCCGAGCACTGGGCGAGGATGTCGTGATGGCCGGAGGCGCCATCCGCACCTCTACTGAAGTCACCGGGTTTACTACCGTACGCGGACGGACAATGGTGCGGACAGCTGCCGGAGATACGGACGCGTACGACGACGTCGTCGTCTGCGCCGGGCTACAAGCCGACCGTGTCGCCGTCATGGCCGGCGACACGAGAGAGCCGCGCATCTTGCCCTTCCGTGGAGAGTACTTCCTCCTGAAGCCAGAGCGGCGCCGCCTCGTCAACGGCCTCGTCTACCCCGTCCCGGACCCGAGGTACCCGTTCCTGGGCGTCCACCTCACCCCTCGAGTTGATGGCGAAGTCATGGTGGGCCCCAACGCGGTCCTTGCCCTGGCCCGTGAAGGCTACCGTTGGAACCACATCTCCGCCAGCGACCTGCGCGACGCCGTCGCCTGGCCCGGTTTTGCCCGCTTTGCCCTGCAGCACTGGCGCGCCGGTGCTACGGAGATGGCCGGCTCGCTGCTGCGGAGCCGATTTGTGGCCGCGGCTGCGAAATACGTTCCGGAAATCACCGCCGACGACGTTATCCCGGGTCCCAGCGGCGTTCGTGCCCAGGCGCTCGGCGGCGACGGTTCGCTGATTGACGATTTTCATATCAGCAGGCAGGGTCAGGTCCTCAGTGTGAGGAACGCCCCATCGCCGGCAGCCACATCGTCACTCGCCATCGCCGAGCACGTGGTGGACTTGTTAACAGCGACCCCAACAACCAGCAACTGAAGGAGACAGCCCATGAACACCGGACTGAACGGCAAAACCGCGATCGTCCCTGGCGCGAGCTCGGGCATGGGACTCGCGATCGCGCAGGCTCTCGCAGCTGAGGGTGCCAACGTGGTGCTCGGGGCACGGCGCGGCGAAGTGGTCCGCGAAGAAGCGGAGAAGCTGCCCTCCGCCGTTGGCGTTGAGGTGGATCTGTACGAAGTCGGCGGCCCGGAGCAGCTCATCGCTGCGGCCATCGAAACATACGGGCAGGTGG
This region of Arthrobacter roseus genomic DNA includes:
- the lhgO gene encoding L-2-hydroxyglutarate oxidase — protein: MTEYAVAVVGGGILGVAVARQLQKARPGAAVTVYEKESGLARHQTGHNSGVVHAGLYYTPGSLKARLCRRGGMLLREFCEEHELLYDQCGKVLVALDGSEEARLDDIIERAQANGVPGVRRLNPEQLRELEPHVRGVAGIHSPETAIVDYAAITRALGEDVVMAGGAIRTSTEVTGFTTVRGRTMVRTAAGDTDAYDDVVVCAGLQADRVAVMAGDTREPRILPFRGEYFLLKPERRRLVNGLVYPVPDPRYPFLGVHLTPRVDGEVMVGPNAVLALAREGYRWNHISASDLRDAVAWPGFARFALQHWRAGATEMAGSLLRSRFVAAAAKYVPEITADDVIPGPSGVRAQALGGDGSLIDDFHISRQGQVLSVRNAPSPAATSSLAIAEHVVDLLTATPTTSN